Proteins from a genomic interval of Acetobacterium woodii DSM 1030:
- a CDS encoding LysR family transcriptional regulator → MRLTYLNTFVEVIKHQSISKAADELFLSQPAVTKQLKIIEEYYGVTLLLRHDHKTLPTREGKQLYCCAQNILTENNELLRSFKNELNDSTGHIDLIASNYPAHYILPDLIKERSQSYENITYSIKTTDSQDTYYHVRNGLFSFGFVGLKKEIPNIETLEISRASMVLVGSKQKYHFLLDQPEKIKDQNFILRAKGSGTLHEIKKRLEHLNMDRIKTFVECDSNEMVKKLILSGIGIGYFFENALKPSIDDHSLIILDEKKIERQFFYIYNTQKYKSISENSFHHYILNKYANQ, encoded by the coding sequence ATGAGATTAACCTACTTAAATACTTTTGTTGAAGTCATTAAACATCAAAGCATTTCCAAAGCTGCCGATGAATTATTTTTGAGTCAACCCGCGGTTACCAAACAATTAAAAATAATTGAAGAATATTATGGTGTCACCTTGCTGTTACGCCACGACCATAAAACGCTGCCAACGCGTGAAGGTAAACAGCTTTATTGTTGCGCCCAGAATATTTTGACCGAAAATAATGAGTTACTCCGATCTTTTAAAAATGAACTTAACGATTCTACCGGTCATATCGATCTAATTGCCAGCAATTATCCGGCGCATTATATTTTACCGGATTTAATCAAAGAGCGTTCTCAATCATACGAAAATATTACCTACAGCATCAAAACAACCGATAGCCAGGATACTTATTATCACGTGCGAAACGGGCTGTTTTCATTTGGTTTTGTCGGACTCAAAAAAGAAATTCCAAACATTGAGACCCTGGAAATTTCCCGCGCCTCAATGGTCTTAGTCGGCAGCAAACAAAAATATCATTTTCTGCTGGATCAACCTGAAAAGATAAAGGATCAAAACTTTATTCTGAGAGCTAAAGGTTCCGGAACCTTACACGAAATAAAAAAACGTCTGGAACATTTGAATATGGATCGAATTAAAACATTTGTCGAATGTGACAGTAATGAGATGGTCAAAAAACTGATTTTATCGGGAATTGGTATCGGTTATTTTTTTGAAAATGCGCTTAAACCATCTATCGATGATCACTCACTTATTATCCTCGATGAAAAGAAAATCGAACGGCAATTTTTCTATATTTATAATACGCAAAAATATAAAAGCATCTCTGAAAACTCATTTCATCACTATATTCTAAATAAATACGCGAATCAATAA
- the fdhF gene encoding formate dehydrogenase subunit alpha: MKKKVLTTCPYCGSGCQLYLNVEDGKIVSATPADGRTNQETLCLKGHYGWDYLNDPQILTKRLTKPQIRKNGKLEDVEWDEAISYTAQRLSEIKTKYGSDSIIGTGCARGSGNEANYVMQKFMRAVIGTNNVDHCARVCHAPSVSGLAYSLGSGAMSLSIPEIEDAKLLLIFGYNPAESHPIVARRIIKAKQKGAKIIVVDPRITESARIADLHLQIKGGSNLALVQAMANVIILEGLVDHPFIEDHTSGYEEYKKQIEKYPPEYAQSICHIPADTIRQAARQYAKADSAAILWGMGVTQFGQAVDVVKGLASLALLTGNFGGPSMGVGPVRGQNNVQGGCDMGALPNCYPGYQDVTDDIIREKFEKAWGVRLSKKNGIPLTQVPQYVLHEKDEKKKIRAYYIFGEDPGQSDPDLNDMRKALDALEFVVVQDIYMNKTGLKADVILPATAWGEHEGVCTCADRGFQRIRKAVEPKGDLKPDWEIISLVSTAMGYPMSYKNTKEIWDEMRSLSPLFFGATYEKIEKMGGVLWPCKDESMADKGTMYLHKDGVFAHLDGKGKFFATEWRAPGEIESKEYPFSLSTVREVGHYSVRTMTGNCRTLSNLEDEPGWIQMSLFDCEKLKVKEGDLIRVSSKRGTTITRVKPTERVKAGATYMTYQWWVGACNDLTVPYLDPVSNTPESKYCAIKLEKIDDQVWAEKYIRESYQNIRRDMGIDIVEKEYRL, from the coding sequence ATGAAAAAAAAGGTATTAACAACCTGCCCATATTGCGGATCGGGATGCCAATTATATCTCAATGTTGAAGATGGTAAAATTGTCAGTGCCACTCCGGCTGATGGCAGAACGAATCAAGAAACACTGTGTCTCAAAGGTCATTACGGTTGGGATTATTTAAACGATCCACAGATACTGACAAAACGACTCACCAAACCTCAAATCAGAAAAAATGGAAAATTGGAAGATGTGGAATGGGATGAAGCGATTAGCTATACTGCCCAACGTTTATCAGAAATCAAAACTAAATACGGTTCGGATTCTATTATTGGAACAGGCTGTGCAAGGGGTTCGGGAAATGAAGCGAATTATGTGATGCAAAAATTTATGAGGGCGGTTATCGGTACCAATAATGTGGATCATTGCGCTCGGGTGTGCCATGCACCATCAGTGTCAGGTTTAGCCTATTCTTTGGGAAGTGGCGCAATGTCTTTGAGCATTCCAGAAATCGAAGATGCCAAATTATTACTTATCTTTGGCTATAATCCAGCGGAATCGCATCCCATTGTTGCCAGAAGAATCATAAAAGCAAAACAAAAAGGGGCAAAAATAATTGTTGTTGATCCTCGGATCACCGAATCGGCTCGAATCGCAGACTTACATTTACAAATAAAAGGCGGTTCCAACTTGGCGTTGGTGCAAGCCATGGCTAATGTTATCATTTTAGAAGGTTTGGTGGATCACCCATTTATCGAAGATCATACATCAGGGTATGAAGAATATAAAAAACAAATTGAAAAATATCCGCCGGAATATGCGCAGAGTATTTGTCATATTCCCGCTGATACCATTCGTCAAGCAGCCAGACAATATGCTAAAGCTGACTCAGCAGCGATTCTTTGGGGTATGGGGGTAACTCAATTTGGGCAAGCTGTTGATGTCGTTAAAGGGCTTGCCAGCCTGGCACTTTTAACCGGTAACTTTGGCGGACCAAGCATGGGGGTTGGACCGGTACGCGGACAGAATAATGTTCAGGGCGGATGTGATATGGGTGCGCTACCCAATTGCTATCCTGGTTATCAGGATGTTACTGATGATATTATTCGGGAAAAATTTGAAAAAGCTTGGGGAGTGAGGCTTTCGAAAAAAAATGGCATACCGTTGACACAGGTACCTCAATATGTTTTGCATGAAAAAGATGAAAAGAAAAAAATCCGTGCATACTACATTTTTGGTGAAGATCCGGGTCAATCGGATCCCGATCTAAACGATATGAGAAAAGCGCTGGATGCCTTGGAGTTCGTGGTTGTTCAGGATATCTATATGAATAAAACCGGTCTTAAAGCTGATGTGATTCTCCCGGCTACGGCCTGGGGAGAACACGAGGGGGTATGCACTTGCGCTGATCGTGGTTTCCAACGGATCAGAAAAGCAGTCGAACCTAAGGGTGATCTTAAACCAGATTGGGAGATTATTTCTTTGGTGTCAACAGCGATGGGCTATCCTATGAGTTACAAAAATACCAAAGAAATATGGGATGAAATGAGAAGCTTGTCACCCCTTTTCTTTGGCGCAACTTACGAAAAAATTGAAAAAATGGGCGGCGTTTTATGGCCATGTAAAGATGAATCTATGGCTGATAAAGGCACGATGTATCTACATAAAGACGGTGTCTTTGCCCATTTGGATGGAAAAGGAAAGTTTTTTGCAACGGAATGGCGTGCTCCCGGTGAGATCGAAAGCAAAGAATATCCTTTTTCATTGTCAACGGTAAGGGAGGTGGGTCATTATTCGGTACGAACCATGACCGGAAACTGTCGTACGTTATCAAACTTGGAAGATGAACCAGGTTGGATTCAAATGAGTCTGTTTGATTGCGAAAAACTGAAAGTTAAAGAAGGTGACCTCATTCGGGTTTCCTCCAAACGGGGAACCACCATCACGCGGGTTAAACCGACAGAACGTGTTAAAGCAGGTGCTACTTATATGACCTATCAGTGGTGGGTTGGTGCCTGTAATGATTTGACTGTACCTTATCTTGATCCGGTGAGCAATACACCAGAGTCAAAATATTGTGCCATTAAACTTGAAAAAATTGATGACCAGGTTTGGGCTGAAAAATATATCAGAGAATCGTATCAGAATATTAGAAGAGATATGGGTATTGATATTGTCGAAAAGGAGTATAGACTATGA
- a CDS encoding 4Fe-4S dicluster domain-containing protein, with amino-acid sequence MNYFVKGNPDLCIGCRTCMISCVIAHEGEKIFQMNPGEYVFNPKLDIVKTATITVPVQCKHCENPACMNVCPVKAIKIIGCAVVVTPDKCIGCKTCMIACPYGAINMIKSSDGKKQIDNSERMVANKCDLCVGREAGPACIQVCPTASLKLVTQEDVESAISSKRIAAAVSLYQVKD; translated from the coding sequence ATGAATTATTTTGTAAAAGGTAATCCAGATTTATGCATTGGTTGTCGAACCTGTATGATCAGTTGTGTGATAGCTCATGAAGGTGAAAAAATATTTCAAATGAATCCCGGTGAATATGTTTTCAATCCTAAATTGGATATTGTCAAAACGGCAACCATTACGGTGCCAGTGCAATGCAAACATTGTGAGAATCCGGCATGTATGAATGTCTGCCCGGTAAAAGCTATTAAAATTATTGGTTGTGCAGTGGTTGTCACTCCTGATAAATGTATTGGCTGCAAAACCTGTATGATTGCTTGTCCTTATGGAGCTATTAATATGATAAAATCAAGCGATGGAAAAAAACAGATAGATAATAGTGAGCGGATGGTTGCTAACAAGTGTGATCTGTGCGTAGGACGAGAAGCTGGACCCGCTTGTATACAGGTTTGTCCTACAGCATCCTTAAAACTTGTTACGCAAGAAGATGTGGAATCTGCTATTTCCAGCAAAAGAATTGCAGCAGCAGTTTCCCTTTACCAGGTAAAAGATTGA
- a CDS encoding formate dehydrogenase H subunit alpha, selenocysteine-containing: MEKQVLTTCAYCGAGCQLYLNVNDGKIVNATPAPGRTNEETLCLKGRYGWDFLNDPQILTKRLTKPQIRKNGLLEEVEWDEAISYTAGRLSEIKAKYGPDSIMGTGSARGPGNEANYIMQKFMRAAIGTNNVDHCARVUHAPSVAGLQYSLGSGAMSMGVPEIEDAKLLFIFGYNGADSHPIVARRIVKAKQKGAKIIVTDPRITESARIADIHLQLKGGSNMALVNAIGNVIINEGLADQKFIEDHTSGYEEYKEIVAKYTPEYAEVICHVPAQLIREAARAYAKAETSMILYGMGVCQFAQAVDVVKGLASLALLTGNFGGPSMGIGPVRGQNNVQGACDMGALPNCYPGYQSVTDDAVREKFEKAWGVPLSNKVGIPLTHVPHRVLEEKDEAKKIHAYYIFGEDPAQSDPDLAEIRETLEKVDFVVVQDIFMNKTGLQADVILPSTSWGEHEGIYTACDRGFQRIRKAIEPKGDVKTDWEIISLISTAMGYPMHYQNTKEIWDEMRHLTPSFKGATYEKIEALGGVQWPCRDESMDDKGTQYLHKGGKFAHPDGRAKFFSAEWRPPCEVESPEYPFSLSTVREVGHYSVRTMTGNCRALANLEDEPGWIQMSPADCTKLKVKEGDLIRVYSKRGSLITRVLPTERVKAGATYMTYQWWIGACNELTTPYLDPVSNTPESKYCAINLEKIDDQDWAEKFVKDSYERIRTNMGIDTAKKGV; this comes from the coding sequence ATGGAAAAACAGGTACTCACGACGTGTGCTTATTGTGGCGCAGGGTGTCAATTATACCTTAATGTAAACGATGGTAAAATTGTCAACGCAACCCCGGCCCCAGGCAGAACCAATGAAGAAACCTTATGTCTTAAAGGCCGTTATGGCTGGGACTTTTTAAATGATCCCCAGATTCTGACAAAGCGACTGACTAAACCACAGATCAGAAAAAATGGTTTGTTGGAAGAGGTAGAGTGGGATGAAGCGATCAGCTACACGGCTGGTCGATTATCAGAAATAAAAGCCAAATATGGACCGGATTCAATTATGGGAACAGGTTCTGCCCGTGGACCGGGAAATGAAGCAAACTATATAATGCAGAAATTTATGCGTGCCGCTATCGGGACGAATAATGTGGACCACTGCGCCCGGGTTTGACATGCCCCATCTGTAGCGGGTCTACAGTACTCATTAGGAAGCGGCGCCATGTCAATGGGCGTTCCAGAAATAGAAGACGCAAAATTATTATTTATCTTTGGTTATAACGGTGCGGATTCACATCCTATCGTGGCCAGAAGAATTGTTAAAGCGAAACAAAAAGGTGCCAAGATCATCGTAACCGATCCACGTATCACTGAATCGGCCCGGATTGCCGATATCCATCTGCAGTTAAAAGGCGGGTCAAATATGGCATTGGTTAATGCCATTGGAAACGTCATTATCAATGAAGGATTGGCCGATCAGAAATTTATTGAAGATCATACTTCCGGGTATGAAGAATATAAAGAAATTGTCGCAAAATATACGCCCGAGTATGCCGAGGTAATTTGTCATGTGCCAGCCCAGCTGATTCGTGAAGCCGCCAGAGCATATGCCAAAGCAGAAACATCGATGATTCTTTATGGTATGGGTGTTTGTCAATTTGCGCAGGCGGTTGATGTGGTAAAAGGACTTGCCAGTCTGGCCCTTTTAACCGGAAACTTTGGTGGTCCAAGCATGGGCATCGGGCCGGTTCGTGGCCAAAATAATGTCCAGGGTGCCTGTGATATGGGCGCGTTGCCAAACTGTTATCCGGGATATCAGTCAGTTACCGATGATGCCGTCCGGGAAAAATTTGAAAAAGCCTGGGGCGTACCTCTTTCCAATAAGGTTGGGATTCCACTGACACATGTGCCTCATCGGGTGCTTGAAGAAAAAGATGAAGCCAAGAAAATCCACGCCTATTATATCTTTGGTGAAGATCCTGCGCAATCGGATCCGGATCTTGCTGAAATCAGAGAAACACTGGAAAAAGTAGATTTTGTTGTGGTTCAGGATATTTTTATGAATAAAACTGGTCTTCAGGCGGATGTCATTTTACCATCTACGTCATGGGGTGAACATGAAGGAATTTATACCGCGTGTGATCGTGGCTTCCAGCGCATCAGAAAAGCGATTGAACCAAAAGGCGATGTCAAAACGGATTGGGAAATCATTTCACTGATTTCAACAGCCATGGGTTATCCGATGCACTATCAAAATACCAAAGAAATCTGGGACGAAATGCGTCATTTAACGCCCAGTTTTAAAGGTGCAACCTACGAAAAAATTGAAGCCTTGGGTGGTGTCCAATGGCCATGTCGGGATGAATCGATGGACGATAAGGGAACCCAATATCTCCATAAAGGCGGTAAGTTTGCGCATCCCGATGGACGTGCCAAGTTCTTTTCAGCTGAGTGGCGTCCTCCCTGCGAAGTTGAAAGTCCGGAATATCCATTCTCACTGTCAACCGTGAGAGAAGTTGGTCATTATTCGGTTCGAACGATGACCGGAAATTGTCGGGCATTGGCAAACCTTGAAGATGAACCCGGCTGGATTCAAATGAGTCCGGCAGATTGTACGAAACTCAAGGTTAAAGAAGGCGATCTGATTCGGGTCTATTCCAAACGTGGAAGTCTCATTACTCGGGTGCTGCCAACTGAACGGGTCAAAGCAGGGGCAACCTATATGACCTATCAATGGTGGATCGGCGCATGTAATGAGCTAACAACCCCCTATCTCGATCCTGTCAGTAATACCCCAGAATCTAAATATTGCGCAATTAATCTGGAAAAAATAGACGATCAGGACTGGGCCGAAAAATTCGTCAAAGATTCATATGAGCGTATTCGAACCAATATGGGCATCGATACTGCCAAAAAAGGAGTGTAA
- a CDS encoding 4Fe-4S dicluster domain-containing protein, which produces MNYFVKGNPDLCIGCRTCMIGCVIAHEGEKIFQMNPGEYVFNPKLDIVKTATITVPVQCKHCENPACMNVCPVKAIEIIDNAVVINQDKCIGCKTCMIACPYGAVDMVVSSDGKKQTDDSDRIVANKCDLCAGIEGGPTCIRVCPTAALKLVTEKEVEASVTNKRKAAAVSLNQVK; this is translated from the coding sequence ATGAATTATTTTGTAAAAGGTAATCCAGACTTATGCATTGGCTGTCGAACCTGTATGATTGGTTGTGTCATTGCTCATGAAGGTGAAAAAATATTTCAGATGAACCCCGGAGAGTATGTTTTCAATCCGAAACTGGATATTGTCAAAACAGCGACAATAACCGTACCCGTTCAATGCAAACATTGTGAAAATCCGGCCTGTATGAATGTCTGTCCGGTGAAGGCGATTGAAATTATCGATAATGCGGTGGTGATTAATCAGGATAAATGTATTGGTTGTAAAACCTGCATGATCGCATGTCCTTATGGCGCCGTTGACATGGTCGTATCCAGTGACGGTAAAAAACAGACCGATGATAGTGATCGGATCGTTGCCAATAAATGTGATCTTTGTGCCGGAATCGAAGGTGGGCCGACCTGTATTCGGGTGTGTCCAACCGCGGCATTAAAACTTGTTACCGAAAAAGAAGTGGAAGCTTCCGTGACAAATAAGCGGAAAGCCGCAGCTGTTTCCCTGAATCAAGTGAAATAA
- the fdhD gene encoding formate dehydrogenase accessory sulfurtransferase FdhD, whose protein sequence is MDTFLKLPVVKVNGDQTQIIDETIITEYPLTLYVNDKVFNTFYCTPQDLEALVVGYLMSCGRLGAKQDILGLEIIRKKNIAKIQLAKCATKPELKPVEKPMLVKIENIYEIMIKNIKPTELFLKTGGFHNVAIYDNKKEIITMMDVARHNAVDKVLGYCVLNEIDCRDKMLVVSGRISVDMLIKAEQGNIPMVLSKSAPTSLSVARADAAGITLVGFIRGEQMNVYTHPTRIDLGEEAFRAINKNKRITSMKNASIYLRS, encoded by the coding sequence TTGGATACCTTTTTAAAGCTCCCGGTGGTTAAGGTTAACGGCGATCAAACGCAAATTATCGATGAAACAATTATTACCGAATATCCCTTAACACTTTATGTTAATGATAAAGTGTTTAACACGTTTTATTGTACGCCTCAAGATTTAGAAGCGTTAGTGGTGGGTTATTTAATGAGTTGTGGCCGGTTGGGCGCGAAGCAAGACATTTTAGGATTAGAAATTATAAGAAAAAAGAATATCGCCAAAATACAGCTGGCAAAATGTGCAACGAAGCCTGAACTGAAACCCGTAGAGAAACCGATGCTGGTTAAAATAGAAAATATTTATGAAATAATGATTAAAAACATCAAACCCACGGAACTTTTTCTCAAAACCGGTGGTTTTCATAATGTGGCAATCTATGATAACAAAAAAGAAATCATAACAATGATGGATGTTGCGCGGCATAACGCTGTTGATAAGGTACTCGGGTATTGTGTACTGAATGAGATTGATTGTCGAGATAAAATGCTCGTCGTAAGTGGTCGGATTTCTGTTGACATGCTGATAAAAGCTGAACAGGGAAATATTCCCATGGTTTTGTCAAAATCAGCGCCGACCAGTTTAAGCGTTGCCCGAGCCGATGCGGCCGGTATTACACTGGTTGGATTTATTCGCGGCGAACAGATGAATGTTTATACTCACCCAACCCGAATTGATCTGGGCGAGGAAGCTTTTAGAGCGATAAACAAAAATAAAAGAATCACTAGTATGAAAAATGCATCAATATATTTAAGATCGTAA
- a CDS encoding 4Fe-4S dicluster domain-containing protein, whose amino-acid sequence MNNNLGSFVVACNDQCTGCKACEIACFTVHNQKENKVAHTVGTVAIPVTPRLFLTKFEEQCLPIQCKQCEDAPCLNSCAAKAITKVDGTMIVNEMLCIGCKNCMLACPFGAIEMLPIAKNAQPVQQIGSDEVRKSAFKCDLCAELEDGPACVKACPHDVLKLMNLEEDRKEKSIRAAIALTLTGNL is encoded by the coding sequence ATGAATAATAATTTAGGTTCATTTGTTGTTGCTTGTAATGATCAATGTACAGGTTGTAAAGCCTGTGAAATTGCTTGCTTCACAGTTCACAATCAAAAGGAAAACAAAGTTGCACACACCGTTGGAACGGTAGCAATACCGGTTACACCGAGACTGTTTCTGACGAAATTTGAAGAGCAGTGTTTACCCATTCAGTGTAAGCAATGTGAAGATGCGCCGTGTCTTAACTCATGCGCCGCAAAAGCAATCACCAAGGTTGATGGCACTATGATAGTCAATGAAATGCTTTGTATTGGTTGTAAAAATTGTATGCTGGCATGTCCGTTCGGTGCTATTGAAATGTTGCCGATTGCTAAAAATGCGCAGCCCGTTCAACAAATTGGCAGCGATGAAGTTCGCAAATCAGCTTTTAAATGTGATCTCTGTGCAGAATTGGAAGATGGACCCGCATGCGTAAAGGCTTGTCCTCATGATGTTCTCAAACTGATGAATCTTGAAGAAGATCGAAAAGAAAAAAGTATCAGAGCAGCTATTGCACTAACCTTAACAGGGAACTTATAA
- a CDS encoding [FeFe] hydrogenase, group A, with protein sequence MIINIDKEICTGCRECAEVCPVSAIEGEPGKGQEINYDKCVMCGQCVQKCKSYVSIVDHGVKAYERKRQERNLPASIKEPLFAAYNNCNLDKVKAALADPDVITMVQCAPAVRVGIAEDFGAELGTVAAGKLAAALHKIGFDRVYDTNFTADLTIMEEGTELIKRITEGAGKLPMFTSCCPAWVTFLERNYPDQKDHLSTCKSPQQMGAIFKTYGAKLDNYDPAKIFTVSVMPCTCKEFECNREEMNSSGYQDIDVAITTRELAYLIKDMDIDFNALADEDFDQPLGEYTGAGTIFGVTGGVMEAAIRTGYELITGKPIPDIDVSAVRGSNAFRTATLKVGDLDLKVGIVTGLANVIPVMEDLKAGKLDLHFIEVMTCPVGCVSGGGQPKLLLDSEKEAAYESRTKGIYTHDAELPIRKSHENPAITKIYEEYLLSPNGKESHHMLHTHYGTGENSFQK encoded by the coding sequence ATGATTATTAATATTGATAAAGAAATATGTACAGGATGTAGAGAATGTGCCGAAGTGTGTCCAGTGTCTGCCATTGAAGGTGAACCGGGTAAGGGTCAGGAAATAAATTATGATAAATGTGTAATGTGCGGCCAATGCGTACAGAAATGCAAATCCTATGTTTCCATCGTTGATCATGGAGTCAAGGCTTATGAGCGCAAAAGACAAGAACGAAATCTGCCGGCATCGATTAAAGAACCGCTTTTCGCGGCATATAACAATTGTAATCTGGACAAGGTTAAAGCTGCTTTAGCAGACCCCGATGTGATCACGATGGTGCAGTGTGCACCAGCTGTTCGGGTTGGAATTGCGGAAGACTTTGGCGCCGAACTGGGAACGGTTGCGGCAGGTAAGTTGGCGGCGGCATTACATAAAATTGGTTTTGATCGAGTTTATGATACCAACTTTACCGCGGATTTGACCATTATGGAAGAAGGTACGGAACTTATCAAACGGATAACTGAAGGGGCTGGAAAATTGCCGATGTTTACTTCCTGCTGTCCGGCATGGGTGACTTTCTTAGAAAGAAATTATCCCGATCAAAAGGATCATCTTTCAACTTGTAAATCACCGCAGCAGATGGGGGCGATTTTCAAAACCTATGGGGCTAAACTCGATAATTATGATCCCGCTAAGATTTTTACGGTATCGGTGATGCCGTGTACCTGTAAAGAATTTGAGTGTAACCGTGAAGAAATGAATAGCAGCGGATATCAGGACATTGATGTCGCGATTACTACCAGAGAATTAGCGTATTTAATAAAAGATATGGATATCGACTTTAATGCCTTAGCAGATGAGGACTTCGATCAACCGCTAGGTGAATATACTGGTGCCGGAACCATTTTCGGGGTTACTGGCGGGGTCATGGAAGCGGCCATCAGAACGGGTTATGAACTCATTACGGGCAAACCGATTCCCGATATTGACGTGAGTGCTGTTCGCGGCAGTAACGCTTTTCGGACCGCGACCTTAAAGGTTGGCGATCTTGATTTAAAAGTGGGGATTGTAACCGGACTGGCTAATGTCATTCCGGTTATGGAAGATCTTAAAGCCGGTAAGCTTGATCTGCATTTTATTGAAGTAATGACCTGTCCAGTCGGCTGTGTCAGTGGTGGCGGACAACCGAAACTATTGCTTGACAGTGAAAAAGAAGCGGCTTATGAATCCAGAACCAAAGGTATTTATACACATGATGCCGAACTGCCGATTCGAAAATCCCATGAAAATCCAGCGATAACAAAAATATATGAAGAATATCTCTTGTCTCCAAATGGCAAGGAATCTCATCATATGCTGCATACTCATTATGGTACTGGTGAAAATAGTTTCCAAAAATAA
- a CDS encoding double-cubane-cluster-containing anaerobic reductase — protein sequence MKLQTELPAIFEEFAEARRNGFLAAKDIKDQKIPLIGVFCTYFPQEMALAMGAATVSLCASSDETIPEAEKDLPRNLCPLIKSSYGFGKTDKCPYFYFSDLVVGETTCDGKKKMYEYLREFKPVHVMELPNSQSEEGLKLWKSEIIKLKNVLEEQFGVTITEADIKAAIIVKNQERQAMKDFYELSKLDPVPMLGQDLFKVLMGTTFEFNRQSIPEKLGALRKKVLAEYEIEKKYSRKPRILITGCPIGGATEKVIKAIEDNGAVVVTFENCSGAKAIEDMVDETNPDVYEALAEKYLAIGCSCMTPNPNRIKNLDRMIDEYKVDGVVDVILTACHTYNVETLSIKRFVNDQKDKAYMSVETDFSPSDIGQLNTRMAAFIEML from the coding sequence ATGAAATTGCAAACAGAATTACCAGCTATTTTTGAAGAATTTGCGGAAGCCAGACGAAACGGTTTTTTGGCCGCAAAAGACATTAAAGATCAAAAGATCCCGTTGATCGGGGTATTTTGCACCTATTTTCCGCAAGAAATGGCCCTGGCGATGGGGGCGGCAACAGTTAGTCTTTGCGCTTCATCGGATGAAACGATTCCCGAAGCAGAAAAAGACCTGCCGCGAAACCTTTGTCCGCTGATCAAATCCAGTTACGGATTTGGTAAAACCGATAAATGTCCGTATTTTTACTTTTCAGATTTGGTAGTTGGTGAAACGACCTGCGACGGCAAGAAAAAAATGTATGAGTACCTTCGTGAGTTTAAACCTGTTCATGTCATGGAACTGCCTAATTCTCAAAGTGAAGAAGGTTTGAAACTCTGGAAAAGTGAAATCATTAAGTTGAAAAATGTTTTGGAAGAACAGTTTGGAGTAACCATAACAGAAGCAGATATCAAAGCAGCGATTATTGTTAAAAATCAGGAACGACAAGCGATGAAGGACTTTTATGAGTTATCAAAACTTGATCCGGTGCCGATGTTAGGTCAGGATTTGTTCAAGGTTCTGATGGGGACAACTTTTGAATTTAATCGTCAGAGCATCCCCGAAAAACTGGGAGCATTAAGAAAAAAAGTTCTGGCAGAATATGAAATTGAAAAAAAATATTCCCGAAAACCAAGAATTTTAATCACCGGATGTCCGATTGGTGGCGCCACTGAAAAAGTGATTAAAGCGATTGAAGATAATGGCGCGGTGGTCGTTACTTTTGAAAATTGTAGTGGGGCAAAAGCGATTGAAGACATGGTGGACGAAACCAATCCCGATGTTTATGAAGCTTTGGCGGAAAAATATCTGGCGATCGGTTGTTCCTGCATGACGCCCAACCCCAACCGGATTAAAAATTTGGACCGCATGATTGACGAATACAAAGTTGATGGTGTCGTTGATGTTATTTTAACCGCTTGTCATACCTATAATGTTGAAACCTTGAGTATTAAACGATTCGTTAATGACCAGAAAGATAAAGCGTATATGAGTGTTGAAACCGATTTTTCACCATCGGATATTGGGCAGTTAAATACACGAATGGCAGCTTTTATCGAAATGTTATAA